The following are encoded together in the Anaerostipes caccae L1-92 genome:
- the trmD gene encoding tRNA (guanosine(37)-N1)-methyltransferase TrmD: MNKFHVLTLFPEMIESGCSTSILGRAKEAGHIGVEAVNIRDFTRDKHKKVDDYPYGGGAGMVMQAEPIYLAYQHIEQKMEKKPRVIYVTPQGKVFHQEMAKELAEEEELVFLCGHYEGVDERVLEEIVTDYVSIGDYVLTGGELPAMVMIDAISRLVPGVLNNGDSAEYESFENGMLEYPQYTRPPEFLGRKVPEVLLSGHHGRIEEWRKEQSYLRTKERRPDLLDKNK, from the coding sequence ATGAATAAGTTTCACGTTTTGACTTTATTTCCCGAGATGATCGAGAGCGGATGCAGCACGAGTATTTTAGGCCGTGCAAAAGAGGCGGGACATATCGGTGTGGAAGCCGTAAACATCAGGGATTTTACGAGGGACAAGCATAAAAAAGTGGACGATTATCCATACGGCGGCGGTGCCGGAATGGTCATGCAGGCGGAGCCGATCTATCTGGCATATCAGCATATTGAGCAAAAGATGGAGAAGAAGCCCCGGGTGATTTATGTGACTCCTCAGGGAAAGGTGTTCCACCAGGAGATGGCTAAGGAGCTTGCAGAGGAAGAAGAACTTGTTTTTCTGTGCGGCCATTATGAGGGCGTGGATGAACGTGTCTTAGAAGAGATTGTCACGGATTATGTCTCCATTGGGGATTACGTTTTGACGGGAGGAGAGCTTCCGGCTATGGTGATGATCGACGCCATATCCAGACTGGTTCCGGGAGTACTGAATAACGGAGACTCGGCGGAGTACGAGTCTTTTGAAAACGGGATGCTGGAATATCCCCAGTACACAAGACCGCCGGAGTTTTTGGGGAGAAAAGTACCGGAGGTGCTGCTTTCAGGTCACCACGGAAGGATCGAAGAGTGGAGGAAAGAGCAGTCTTATTTGAGGACAAAGGAGAGAAGGCCGGATCTGCTCGATAAAAATAAATAA
- a CDS encoding DUF885 domain-containing protein: protein MKFTKRLLSLLLSLLLAFSLSGCKTSTEQGKSGQTSQKTGQEQSKIEEQKQFDKFLDRQVKETLSQNTLNLHYQLKDPEKYGIKQEKVSIGHISPGQDKKALKENKKTAEELSGFKRSSLTGKQKLTYDILEDYLSMLIEESQYPLYDNIIGEVSGIQSNLPVTLAEYQFYREKDIQDYLTLLSQVTGYLQEAGEYLKAQSKAGLYVTDGAADTAAKQIDDFLKESGEKNILSATFKERVNDFSGISKEQKTTYNKQNKKLLKQSVYPAFRSFKKTILSLKGTGKNSGGVCNLKNGKKYYRLVLKEQTGTNKTVSQLLSSVTGRLQSSVKQMVNLIQGDESLQKKFYNFDPVMTSPKKVLADLEKKAKTDYPPLKKVHYKIKYVPKALEDTLSPAFYMIPPIDDETENTIYINKGSTDKSGIYNTLAHEGYPGHLYQNNYFLSTDPDDIRLIMDFPGYSEGWASYVEMHAFDYAPYDKSVAKLKRINDEINMAIGSAVDINVNYRGWTLDQIKDMLKEMGYGSSAADQLYRLVSSEPGYYLKYYSGALEFQELRNKASKELGKKFQTKEFHKVILENGPSNFLQVRKAVEAYIEENK, encoded by the coding sequence ATGAAATTTACAAAGAGACTGCTTTCTCTGCTGCTCTCATTGCTGCTGGCGTTTTCACTGAGCGGCTGCAAAACATCAACAGAGCAGGGGAAAAGCGGACAAACCAGCCAGAAGACCGGCCAGGAACAGTCAAAAATCGAGGAACAAAAACAGTTTGACAAATTTTTAGACCGGCAGGTAAAAGAGACGTTGTCTCAAAATACACTGAATCTTCATTATCAGCTGAAAGATCCTGAGAAGTACGGCATCAAACAGGAGAAGGTTTCCATCGGACATATTTCTCCCGGACAGGATAAGAAAGCACTGAAGGAAAATAAGAAGACAGCAGAAGAACTTTCCGGATTTAAAAGGAGCAGTCTGACAGGAAAACAAAAACTTACGTATGATATATTGGAAGACTATCTGAGTATGCTCATAGAGGAAAGCCAATATCCATTATATGATAATATTATCGGGGAGGTTTCCGGCATCCAGTCCAATCTTCCGGTGACACTGGCAGAGTATCAGTTTTACAGAGAGAAGGATATTCAAGACTATCTCACCCTGCTGTCTCAGGTTACGGGATATCTTCAGGAGGCAGGAGAGTATCTGAAAGCACAGTCTAAAGCGGGACTGTATGTAACCGATGGGGCGGCAGATACTGCGGCGAAACAGATTGATGATTTTTTGAAAGAAAGCGGCGAAAAAAATATATTAAGTGCTACATTTAAAGAACGTGTCAATGACTTTTCGGGTATCAGCAAGGAACAGAAAACAACCTATAATAAACAAAATAAGAAACTGCTGAAGCAGTCTGTATATCCTGCATTCCGCAGCTTTAAAAAGACGATTCTGTCACTGAAGGGAACCGGAAAAAACAGCGGAGGTGTCTGCAATTTAAAAAACGGGAAAAAATACTATCGGCTTGTCTTGAAGGAGCAGACAGGAACAAACAAAACAGTCAGCCAGCTGCTCTCAAGTGTGACAGGCCGCCTCCAGAGCTCAGTGAAACAGATGGTGAATCTGATCCAGGGCGATGAGAGCCTCCAGAAAAAGTTTTATAATTTTGATCCGGTGATGACCAGTCCTAAAAAGGTATTGGCCGATCTGGAGAAGAAGGCTAAAACAGATTATCCACCCCTGAAAAAAGTCCATTATAAGATCAAATATGTTCCAAAAGCGCTGGAAGATACTTTAAGTCCGGCATTTTATATGATCCCGCCGATCGATGATGAGACAGAAAATACCATCTATATCAACAAAGGCTCCACCGATAAGAGCGGAATTTACAATACTCTGGCTCATGAAGGGTATCCGGGGCATCTTTATCAAAACAATTATTTTCTCAGCACAGATCCGGACGATATCCGTTTAATCATGGATTTTCCTGGTTACTCGGAAGGCTGGGCCTCCTATGTGGAGATGCATGCCTTTGACTATGCTCCGTATGATAAGTCTGTGGCCAAATTGAAACGCATCAATGACGAGATCAATATGGCCATCGGAAGTGCTGTCGATATCAATGTCAACTACCGGGGATGGACCCTGGATCAGATCAAGGATATGCTGAAAGAGATGGGATATGGAAGTTCTGCGGCAGACCAGCTTTACAGGCTCGTATCTTCGGAACCGGGATACTATCTGAAATATTATTCCGGAGCCCTGGAATTTCAGGAATTGAGAAACAAGGCGTCCAAGGAGCTTGGCAAGAAGTTCCAGACGAAAGAGTTCCACAAGGTGATTCTTGAAAACGGTCCGAGCAATTTTTTACAAGTGAGAAAAGCCGTAGAGGCATATATCGAAGAAAACAAATAG
- the rplS gene encoding 50S ribosomal protein L19, with amino-acid sequence MNDIIKSIEDAQLREVADFRTGDTVKVYGKVKEGNRERIQVFEGTVIKRQNGGARETFTVRKNSNGIGVEKTWPVHSPIIEKIEVVRKGKVRRAKLYYLRDRVGKAAKVKERV; translated from the coding sequence ATGAACGATATCATTAAAAGTATTGAAGATGCACAGTTAAGAGAAGTTGCAGATTTCAGAACAGGTGACACTGTAAAAGTATACGGAAAAGTAAAAGAGGGAAACCGCGAGAGAATTCAGGTATTTGAAGGAACTGTCATCAAAAGACAGAATGGCGGAGCACGCGAGACATTTACCGTGCGCAAAAATTCCAACGGCATCGGCGTAGAAAAAACCTGGCCGGTACACTCTCCGATCATCGAGAAGATCGAAGTTGTGCGCAAAGGTAAGGTTAGACGCGCGAAATTATACTACTTACGTGACCGTGTAGGTAAGGCTGCGAAAGTGAAAGAAAGAGTATAA
- the rimM gene encoding ribosome maturation factor RimM (Essential for efficient processing of 16S rRNA), with amino-acid sequence MEDILQVGAIASTHGVRGEVKVYPMTDDVERFKDLKEVLLDTGREMKLLHVKSCKFFKNQPILKFEEFDNINDIEQYKRCGLFVTRENAVKLEENEFFIADIIGFDVYRETGKKLGILDDVLQTGANDVYVVKMDDGKEVLLPAIRDCIKKVSLEEKRIDVFVMKGLLDE; translated from the coding sequence ATGGAAGATATATTACAGGTAGGAGCGATCGCTTCCACCCACGGTGTCCGCGGAGAGGTCAAGGTGTATCCGATGACCGATGATGTGGAGCGCTTTAAGGATTTGAAGGAGGTGCTGCTGGATACGGGCAGGGAAATGAAGCTTCTGCATGTGAAGTCCTGTAAGTTTTTTAAAAACCAGCCGATTCTTAAGTTTGAGGAGTTTGACAATATCAATGATATCGAACAGTATAAACGCTGCGGGCTGTTTGTCACAAGAGAGAATGCAGTCAAGCTTGAAGAGAATGAGTTTTTCATTGCCGATATCATTGGGTTCGATGTTTACCGGGAGACCGGAAAGAAGCTGGGAATATTGGATGACGTGCTTCAGACAGGGGCAAACGATGTGTATGTGGTAAAAATGGATGATGGAAAGGAAGTACTGCTTCCGGCCATAAGAGACTGTATCAAAAAGGTCTCTCTGGAAGAAAAGAGAATCGATGTTTTTGTAATGAAAGGACTGCTGGATGAATAA
- the pgeF gene encoding peptidoglycan editing factor PgeF, with amino-acid sequence MHFKRSNDNHSTVLHEGQVPYLTFRKLDQAGVRHGFSTRMGGISQGMFSSMNLSYTRGDDEASVDENFRRIGQAIGFDEKQLVFSNQIHDTKIRRVRKEDCGKVMTGMDGLVTDVPGVPLYTGYADCVPLFFFDPVKKVAALAHSGWKGTVGRIGEKMVKQMKDGYGCRPEDIVAAVGPSICRDCYEVSEDVAEQFIKEFSAHPKEEFLDRKENDKYQLDLWKANEIILTEAGILQENLDITDLCTCCNSDYLFSHRATKGKRGNLGAFIVL; translated from the coding sequence ATGCATTTTAAGAGATCAAACGATAATCATTCCACGGTGCTGCACGAAGGGCAGGTGCCGTATCTAACGTTTAGAAAACTGGATCAGGCCGGAGTCCGCCATGGATTTTCCACCAGGATGGGAGGCATCAGTCAAGGGATGTTCTCCTCTATGAATTTAAGCTATACAAGGGGAGACGATGAAGCCTCTGTGGATGAAAATTTCCGCAGGATCGGGCAGGCAATAGGGTTTGACGAGAAACAGCTTGTATTCTCCAATCAGATCCATGACACGAAGATCAGGAGAGTCAGGAAAGAAGACTGCGGAAAAGTCATGACCGGAATGGACGGACTGGTGACCGATGTGCCTGGAGTCCCTCTGTATACGGGATATGCGGACTGTGTACCCCTGTTCTTCTTTGATCCTGTCAAAAAAGTGGCGGCTCTGGCCCATTCCGGCTGGAAGGGTACAGTCGGACGGATCGGAGAAAAGATGGTAAAACAGATGAAAGACGGATATGGATGCCGTCCTGAGGATATTGTGGCGGCTGTCGGCCCGTCAATCTGCAGAGACTGCTATGAGGTCAGCGAAGATGTGGCAGAGCAGTTCATAAAGGAATTTTCAGCACACCCGAAAGAAGAATTTTTGGACAGGAAGGAAAATGACAAGTATCAGCTGGACCTGTGGAAGGCCAATGAGATTATATTGACGGAAGCAGGAATTTTACAGGAGAATCTGGACATCACCGATCTCTGTACCTGCTGCAACAGCGATTACTTATTTTCTCATCGGGCAACAAAAGGAAAACGGGGGAATTTAGGGGCATTCATTGTGCTTTGA
- the plsY gene encoding glycerol-3-phosphate 1-O-acyltransferase PlsY has translation MVLCVFLCLAMGYLLGCIQTGFIIGKINHIDIRDYGSGNSGTTNTLRTLGKTAALLTFLGDSSKGLIAVNIARYILIPQFGGMAHEATLWLVTGFAVVIGHNFPFYLHFKGGKGIATTGGVIFAFDWRLGLLCLLIFSVVTGISKYVSLGSICMVLVIPFILYFSSPHDWQLVAVGCVFTAMAVWRHRANIGRLIHGTENKLGQKVKR, from the coding sequence ATGGTCCTTTGTGTTTTTCTCTGCCTGGCCATGGGATATCTGCTGGGCTGTATTCAGACAGGATTTATTATCGGAAAAATCAATCATATCGACATCAGAGATTACGGAAGCGGTAATTCCGGAACGACAAATACACTGAGAACCCTTGGAAAGACAGCGGCACTGCTGACCTTCCTTGGGGATTCCTCAAAGGGACTCATCGCAGTCAACATTGCCAGATACATATTAATTCCCCAGTTCGGAGGAATGGCCCATGAAGCCACACTCTGGCTGGTGACCGGGTTTGCCGTGGTCATCGGGCACAATTTTCCTTTTTACCTGCATTTTAAAGGAGGGAAAGGGATCGCTACAACAGGCGGCGTGATCTTTGCATTCGACTGGAGACTGGGACTTCTCTGTCTGCTTATTTTTTCTGTTGTGACAGGGATCAGTAAATATGTATCACTGGGTTCTATTTGCATGGTACTGGTAATCCCGTTTATTTTATATTTCAGCAGTCCCCACGACTGGCAGCTTGTGGCGGTGGGGTGTGTGTTTACGGCTATGGCGGTCTGGCGCCACAGGGCAAACATTGGCCGGCTCATTCACGGGACGGAAAACAAACTCGGACAGAAGGTAAAACGTTAG
- the der gene encoding ribosome biogenesis GTPase Der, with protein sequence MSKPIVAIVGRPNVGKSTLFNALAGENISIVKDTPGVTRDRIYADISWLNYNFTLIDTGGIEPDSGDVILSRMREQAQIAIETADVIIFLVDVRQGLVDADFQVADMLRRSQKPVVLAVNKADNYEKFLPDTYEFYNLGLGDPHPVSANSKLGFGDLLDEVVENCDPKALEEEEDERPKIAIIGKPNAGKSSIINKMLGEERVIVSDVAGTTRDAIDTVIQKNGKEYVFIDTAGLRRKNKIKEDLERYSVIRTVSAVERCDVAVLVIDATEGITEQDAKIAGIAHERGKGMIIAVNKWDLVEKDDKTIYKFTNKIREVLAYMSYAELVFISAKTGQRFPKIFDMLDAVIENHAMRVQTGVLNEILTEAVAMKQPPSDKGKRLKLYYMTQVSVKPPTFVVFINDRQLMHFSYTRYIENQIRNTFGFRGTPIHIIARERKEK encoded by the coding sequence ATGAGTAAACCGATAGTAGCAATCGTGGGAAGGCCGAACGTGGGGAAATCCACACTGTTCAACGCACTTGCGGGAGAGAATATTTCAATCGTAAAAGATACACCGGGAGTGACAAGGGACAGGATCTATGCGGACATTTCCTGGCTGAATTATAATTTTACGCTGATCGACACCGGCGGGATCGAGCCGGATTCGGGAGATGTCATCCTTTCCAGGATGAGAGAGCAGGCACAGATTGCCATTGAGACTGCAGACGTGATCATTTTTCTTGTAGATGTGAGGCAGGGACTGGTGGATGCGGACTTCCAGGTGGCGGACATGCTGAGACGGTCTCAGAAGCCGGTGGTCCTGGCAGTGAATAAAGCAGACAATTATGAGAAGTTTCTGCCGGATACCTATGAGTTTTATAATCTGGGACTGGGTGATCCACATCCGGTTTCCGCAAATTCCAAGCTTGGATTCGGTGATCTGCTGGATGAGGTCGTGGAAAACTGTGATCCAAAGGCTCTGGAAGAGGAAGAAGATGAAAGGCCTAAGATTGCCATCATTGGAAAGCCCAATGCAGGAAAGTCTTCGATCATCAACAAAATGCTTGGTGAGGAGAGAGTCATTGTATCGGATGTTGCGGGAACGACGAGAGATGCCATTGACACGGTCATCCAGAAAAACGGAAAAGAATACGTGTTTATTGACACCGCAGGGCTCCGCCGGAAAAATAAAATCAAAGAAGATCTGGAACGTTACAGTGTCATCCGTACAGTTTCCGCAGTGGAACGGTGTGATGTGGCGGTTCTGGTCATTGACGCCACAGAAGGCATCACCGAGCAGGACGCAAAGATCGCAGGCATTGCCCATGAGAGAGGCAAGGGGATGATCATTGCGGTCAACAAATGGGATCTGGTGGAGAAAGACGACAAGACGATCTATAAGTTCACAAACAAAATCCGCGAGGTTTTGGCTTATATGTCCTATGCGGAATTGGTTTTTATTTCGGCAAAGACCGGACAGCGTTTTCCTAAGATCTTTGATATGCTGGATGCCGTTATTGAAAATCACGCTATGCGTGTCCAGACCGGAGTGCTCAACGAGATTCTGACAGAAGCAGTAGCGATGAAACAGCCGCCGTCTGACAAAGGAAAACGCCTGAAGCTCTACTATATGACACAGGTATCGGTGAAGCCCCCCACATTTGTGGTGTTTATCAATGACAGGCAGCTGATGCACTTTTCCTATACCAGATATATTGAAAACCAGATACGGAATACGTTCGGATTCCGGGGAACCCCGATCCACATCATTGCGCGGGAAAGGAAGGAGAAGTAA
- the lepB gene encoding signal peptidase I — protein MSFRIRRRAHRFYSELCFWGSTVFIAVFVSFLIITFIGERTGVSGHSMEPTLHHMDSVLVDKLTYRFRDPKRFEVVVFPNPADRKEKLVKRVIGMPGETVEIRSGTVYIDGRIISRDYSKDHMTFPINVEGSITLKKDEYFVLGDNRNNSMDSRDIRVGPIYRKEIQGRVVFRLFPLKDAGRIL, from the coding sequence ATGTCGTTTCGAATAAGGCGCAGGGCGCATCGTTTTTATTCTGAATTATGCTTCTGGGGATCCACTGTTTTTATCGCAGTTTTTGTCTCCTTTCTTATCATTACCTTTATAGGAGAGAGGACCGGGGTTTCCGGCCATTCTATGGAGCCGACGCTCCACCATATGGACAGCGTACTGGTTGACAAGCTGACTTATCGGTTCCGGGACCCGAAGCGCTTTGAAGTCGTGGTATTTCCAAATCCCGCAGACAGAAAAGAAAAGCTGGTAAAGAGAGTCATCGGAATGCCCGGGGAGACAGTGGAGATCCGCAGCGGCACAGTCTACATCGACGGCCGGATAATATCCAGGGATTATTCCAAAGATCATATGACATTTCCCATCAATGTGGAGGGCAGCATTACCCTAAAAAAAGACGAATATTTTGTACTGGGAGATAACCGGAATAACAGCATGGACAGCAGGGACATCCGCGTGGGTCCCATATACAGGAAAGAGATACAGGGAAGGGTTGTTTTCAGGCTGTTTCCGCTCAAAGATGCGGGAAGAATCTTATAG
- the ylqF gene encoding ribosome biogenesis GTPase YlqF, producing MQFQWYPGHMTKAKRMMQENIKLIDIVIELVDARIPFGSRNPDIDQLAQNKSRLILLNKTDLADSRKTELWEQYFKDRGFFVGKVNSQKGTGVKAVQGIVMEACREKIERDRKRGIKNRPVRAMIAGIPNVGKSTFINSLAGKACTKTGNKPGVTKGKQWIKLNKNIELLDTPGILWPKFEDQTVGLHLALIGSIKEEILNQEEMAMELIPFLVKEYPGILAARYRVEEDKNTLKILEQIAANRNCKEKGNQLDYEKAAHILLEEYRNGKLGKITLEVPADYEG from the coding sequence ATGCAGTTTCAGTGGTACCCGGGTCATATGACCAAGGCAAAACGAATGATGCAGGAAAATATAAAGCTGATCGATATTGTGATCGAACTGGTGGATGCGAGAATTCCATTCGGAAGCAGGAATCCCGATATCGACCAGCTGGCACAGAACAAATCCAGACTGATTTTATTAAACAAGACGGATCTTGCAGACAGCAGGAAGACAGAACTCTGGGAACAGTATTTTAAAGACAGGGGATTCTTTGTCGGGAAAGTCAATTCCCAAAAGGGAACCGGAGTCAAAGCTGTCCAGGGCATTGTCATGGAGGCGTGCAGAGAAAAGATCGAGCGGGACCGGAAGAGGGGAATTAAGAACCGGCCTGTCCGCGCCATGATCGCGGGAATCCCGAATGTAGGGAAATCTACATTTATCAACAGTCTGGCCGGAAAAGCCTGTACGAAAACCGGAAATAAACCGGGTGTGACAAAGGGCAAACAGTGGATTAAACTGAATAAAAATATCGAGTTATTAGATACACCGGGGATTTTGTGGCCCAAATTTGAGGATCAGACCGTAGGCCTTCATCTGGCATTGATCGGTTCTATTAAAGAAGAAATATTAAATCAGGAAGAGATGGCCATGGAACTGATCCCATTTCTGGTAAAAGAATATCCGGGTATTTTAGCGGCACGCTACCGGGTTGAAGAGGACAAGAATACACTGAAAATCCTTGAACAGATCGCGGCTAACCGAAATTGTAAAGAAAAAGGCAATCAGCTGGACTATGAAAAGGCCGCACATATCCTGCTGGAGGAGTACAGGAACGGAAAGCTTGGAAAGATCACGCTGGAAGTACCTGCTGACTATGAGGGGTAA
- a CDS encoding ribonuclease HII: MTKQEEKRIEKLKKEKQRMYEMFSYEREYERYSHICGIDEVGRGPFAGPVVAAAVILPRDCDILYLNDSKKVSPKKREALYDEIYEKALAVGIGMASEKVIDEINILNATYEAMRTAVSNLPVKPDLLLNDAVTIPGIGTEQVPIIKGDAKSASIAAASIVAKVTRDRMMEEYDQLYPQYQFAKNKGYGTKAHIEAIKEYGICTLHRKSFVRKYI; this comes from the coding sequence ATGACAAAACAGGAAGAAAAACGGATAGAAAAACTGAAGAAAGAAAAGCAGCGCATGTATGAGATGTTTTCTTATGAGAGAGAATATGAAAGGTATTCTCATATATGCGGGATTGACGAGGTGGGCCGGGGACCCTTTGCGGGACCCGTGGTGGCGGCGGCCGTCATTCTGCCGAGAGACTGTGATATTTTATACCTGAACGATTCCAAGAAGGTTTCACCGAAAAAGAGAGAAGCATTGTATGATGAAATTTACGAGAAAGCTCTCGCTGTCGGAATCGGGATGGCTTCGGAAAAAGTCATAGATGAGATCAATATTTTAAATGCTACCTATGAAGCGATGAGGACGGCGGTTTCAAATCTTCCGGTCAAGCCGGATCTGCTGCTAAACGATGCGGTTACGATCCCGGGGATCGGAACAGAGCAGGTTCCGATCATCAAGGGGGATGCAAAGAGCGCTTCGATTGCGGCGGCAAGCATTGTGGCAAAGGTGACCAGAGACCGGATGATGGAAGAATACGATCAGCTTTATCCTCAATATCAGTTCGCAAAGAATAAAGGCTATGGAACAAAGGCTCATATCGAGGCGATCAAAGAGTATGGTATCTGCACACTTCACCGGAAGAGTTTTGTAAGGAAATACATATGA
- the lepB gene encoding signal peptidase I, with the protein MSGYTVTYQMRKKKRQRRDKIAAYVLTFVAVIFAAFIIVRFLCAGYTVQGDSMLPTYESGEKRLVNRLIYKVKSPARYDIILFESEDETNKQYYVKRVVGLPGETVQVRDGNVYVDGRKAKSFGKEQILSPGLAADGVKLSKNQYFVMGDNYNNSEDSRSAVVGNVKKTQIIGKVGIKYWPFG; encoded by the coding sequence GTGAGCGGATATACGGTTACTTATCAGATGAGGAAGAAAAAAAGACAGAGGCGGGATAAGATCGCGGCATATGTGCTGACTTTTGTGGCCGTGATTTTTGCGGCTTTTATCATTGTCCGTTTTCTGTGTGCCGGTTATACGGTACAGGGGGATTCCATGCTTCCCACCTATGAGAGCGGAGAAAAGCGGCTGGTCAACCGGCTGATTTATAAAGTGAAAAGTCCGGCGCGATATGATATAATATTGTTCGAGTCAGAGGACGAGACAAACAAGCAGTATTATGTAAAGAGAGTGGTCGGACTCCCAGGAGAGACGGTTCAGGTCAGGGACGGGAACGTCTATGTAGACGGCAGGAAGGCCAAAAGCTTCGGAAAAGAACAGATCCTGTCTCCCGGACTGGCAGCAGACGGCGTAAAACTATCCAAGAATCAATATTTTGTCATGGGAGATAATTACAATAACAGCGAAGATTCCAGGAGTGCCGTAGTCGGCAATGTAAAAAAGACACAGATCATAGGCAAGGTCGGGATCAAATATTGGCCTTTTGGATAA
- a CDS encoding YraN family protein yields the protein MKNHRKTGMEKEETACRFLLTQGYEVIERNFYSRYGEIDIIARDGQYLVFAEVKYRRSTAFGYPGEAVDRRKQQKIHKTAEYYLFCRGMFDRPARFDVVEIIGKKIRVIKNAF from the coding sequence ATGAAAAATCATAGAAAGACCGGTATGGAGAAGGAAGAGACTGCGTGCCGGTTTTTATTGACTCAGGGGTATGAAGTTATTGAGAGAAATTTTTATTCCCGCTATGGGGAAATTGATATTATTGCGCGGGATGGGCAGTATCTTGTGTTTGCCGAGGTGAAATACCGGCGGTCAACAGCCTTCGGATATCCAGGAGAGGCTGTTGACCGCAGAAAACAGCAGAAGATTCATAAGACGGCGGAATATTATTTGTTTTGCCGCGGCATGTTTGACAGGCCGGCAAGATTTGATGTGGTAGAAATCATAGGAAAGAAGATCAGGGTGATAAAAAATGCATTTTAA